In Desulfomonile tiedjei DSM 6799, a genomic segment contains:
- a CDS encoding thiamine pyrophosphate-dependent enzyme has translation MKTAAKVLAEQIEHIKESKAFDIRSEALPTWCPGCGYFGIHQGLNACIQELEIPHHQIVTVSGIGCAGRYPFFTSTYGLHTVHGRTLPVATGVKAGNPDLTVYVIGGDGDGLAIGGGHFPHVCRRNVNINYLMFDNSIYGLTKGQPSPSSPLGTKTKASPFGTQDKPLNATLMALTYGASFIARLFAGDPKGITEAVKEGTRHEGFAFFHIYSTCLTFDKTFKTWANLKKWVHPVPEDHDPTDFKKAFELVLNDDYATGIIFRRTHTDTVKK, from the coding sequence ATGAAAACAGCCGCAAAAGTTCTAGCGGAGCAAATAGAGCATATCAAAGAATCCAAGGCGTTCGACATACGTTCCGAGGCCTTGCCGACCTGGTGTCCGGGGTGCGGATACTTCGGCATTCACCAGGGTTTGAATGCCTGCATCCAGGAACTGGAAATTCCTCACCATCAGATCGTTACCGTCTCAGGTATCGGATGTGCCGGCCGTTATCCTTTCTTCACCAGTACATACGGACTCCACACTGTGCATGGACGCACGCTTCCCGTCGCAACAGGAGTGAAAGCCGGAAATCCAGATCTGACGGTGTATGTCATCGGAGGTGACGGTGACGGGCTTGCCATCGGTGGAGGGCATTTTCCCCATGTGTGCCGCAGAAACGTGAACATAAATTATCTCATGTTCGACAACTCCATCTACGGACTCACCAAAGGTCAGCCGTCTCCCAGCTCGCCGCTGGGAACCAAGACGAAGGCAAGCCCCTTTGGAACTCAGGACAAACCTCTGAATGCAACGCTCATGGCATTAACGTACGGAGCATCCTTCATCGCGCGCCTCTTTGCCGGAGACCCCAAAGGAATAACCGAGGCGGTGAAAGAAGGAACAAGACACGAAGGCTTTGCATTCTTCCATATCTACTCGACCTGCCTCACTTTCGATAAGACATTCAAAACCTGGGCAAACCTCAAAAAATGGGTCCACCCGGTACCGGAAGACCACGATCCCACAGACTTCAAAAAGGCATTTGAACTCGTACTCAATGACGACTACGCTACTGGAATTATCTTCAGGAGGACTCATACTGACACAGTCAAGAAGTAA
- a CDS encoding 2-oxoacid:acceptor oxidoreductase subunit alpha: MPKVDMTIEVCGMAGDGTIAAGGLINEAMSLGGFSVLGFDSYPAEIRGFGRCVTRSRIGTNSIVALEDKTHVLISLDDKQSKSRVPFLAEDSVALFDNQPPSYVSEKESLAAEIEPGTALYGLPMGDLATSAAGTSRGRNLTALGAFAAIFGVHPDWFREVITRKFRSKGERILDANLKSFDAGYVYAQKTFRDRLRAVFSTVDAKAMDKNKVMLSGNQAIGMAALDAGLRFYFGYPITPATPIMEFLAKHLPQRGGRVVQMEDEIASIGAVLGAFYTGARAMTATSGPGFALMTELTTHGIMAEIPAVILDAQRGGPSTGLPTKTEQSDLHAAVFGGPGDSPRIVIAPTNVAECYHLTVKSFQLAEKYQTPVIVLTDFYLDNRVENLVMPVATEQEKADGSVYPDASAQNEYVRYLDTESGISPRSLPGMEGFAYVATGLEHTERGQPDYSPEIHMKMTEKRFRKIRSALADLPVPEELSSDGELDVGVIGWGSTFGSIEEAVYTAQEKGLRVGGLKIISLYPFHEREIRTFMNKCRYVLIPELNFEGQLADLIGKLHKGDVVRLNLVTGTPMSPAYILERIEALLQEGVA, encoded by the coding sequence ATGCCCAAAGTGGATATGACGATTGAAGTCTGCGGAATGGCCGGGGATGGTACCATTGCGGCAGGCGGTCTCATTAATGAAGCCATGTCTCTTGGCGGTTTCTCAGTCCTAGGGTTCGATTCCTATCCCGCTGAAATACGCGGGTTCGGACGTTGTGTGACACGTTCCAGGATCGGCACGAACTCCATCGTAGCTCTTGAAGATAAGACTCACGTATTGATCTCGCTGGATGACAAGCAATCCAAATCACGTGTTCCGTTTCTTGCAGAAGACTCAGTAGCTCTTTTCGATAATCAGCCTCCTTCCTATGTCTCCGAAAAGGAGTCTCTAGCTGCAGAAATAGAACCCGGCACAGCGCTGTACGGACTTCCCATGGGCGATCTCGCCACAAGTGCTGCCGGCACTTCCCGAGGGAGAAATCTTACTGCTCTCGGAGCCTTTGCAGCGATTTTCGGTGTTCATCCGGATTGGTTTCGTGAAGTAATCACCAGGAAATTTCGATCCAAAGGTGAGCGGATTCTTGACGCGAACCTCAAGAGTTTCGATGCAGGATACGTATACGCCCAGAAAACATTTCGCGATAGATTGCGAGCGGTTTTCTCGACAGTAGATGCGAAGGCTATGGACAAAAATAAAGTGATGCTATCGGGCAATCAGGCAATCGGAATGGCCGCTCTGGATGCAGGACTCCGATTCTACTTCGGCTATCCCATCACCCCTGCCACCCCGATCATGGAGTTCCTGGCCAAGCATTTACCGCAGCGCGGGGGACGCGTGGTTCAGATGGAAGACGAAATAGCCTCCATTGGTGCAGTCCTCGGAGCTTTTTATACCGGCGCGCGTGCCATGACCGCAACGTCGGGACCCGGATTCGCACTCATGACGGAGCTCACCACCCACGGGATAATGGCGGAGATACCCGCGGTGATTCTCGATGCGCAGAGAGGCGGACCATCCACCGGATTGCCGACCAAGACAGAGCAATCGGATCTGCATGCGGCAGTGTTCGGCGGACCCGGAGATTCCCCGAGAATAGTGATTGCTCCCACCAATGTGGCCGAATGCTACCACCTGACGGTAAAGAGCTTCCAGTTAGCCGAAAAATATCAGACGCCGGTAATCGTGCTCACAGACTTCTACCTGGATAACAGAGTGGAAAATCTGGTGATGCCGGTTGCGACGGAACAGGAAAAGGCTGACGGTTCGGTATACCCGGACGCTTCTGCACAGAATGAGTATGTCCGGTATCTCGATACGGAATCGGGTATTTCGCCTCGATCGCTGCCCGGAATGGAGGGATTTGCGTACGTGGCAACGGGTCTTGAGCACACAGAACGCGGGCAGCCAGACTATTCGCCGGAAATACACATGAAAATGACGGAAAAACGGTTCCGAAAGATTCGGTCTGCCCTGGCCGATTTGCCGGTTCCGGAAGAACTCTCTTCGGATGGTGAACTCGATGTGGGCGTCATCGGATGGGGCTCCACCTTCGGTTCCATCGAAGAGGCAGTGTATACTGCTCAGGAAAAGGGCTTGAGGGTAGGGGGGCTAAAGATAATCTCGCTCTATCCATTCCATGAACGCGAAATACGCACTTTCATGAACAAGTGCCGTTATGTTCTTATTCCGGAGTTGAATTTCGAAGGGCAACTCGCGGATCTTATCGGGAAACTCCATAAAGGCGATGTGGTTCGGCTGAATCTGGTAACCGGAACTCCCATGTCGCCCGCTTATATCCTGGAGCGAATCGAAGCCCTTCTTCAGGAAGGTGTGGCATGA